The sequence CCCGGACGCATCATCCAGGGGCTCAAGAAGGTAGGCGTCAAGAACCCGGTCTTCGTGCTCGACGAGATCGACAAGATGGGCGTGGACGTCGCGGGCGATCCCGCGTCGGCGCTGCTCGAGGTGCTGGACCCGGCGCAGAACAACGCCTTCCAAGACCACTACATCGACACGCCGTTCGATCTGTCGCAGGTCACGTTCATCGCCACGGCCAACAACCCCGACACCATCCCCGGACCGCTGTGGGACCGCCTCGAGGTCATCGAGGTGCCCGGCTACACGCTCGCCGAGAAGCGAAACATCGCCCGTGAGTTCCTCTGCCCGAAGCAGCTCTCGTCGCACGGCCTCACGGACGAGCGCCTCGAGTTCGACGCGACCGGCATCGCCTCGCTCATCGACAACTACACGCGCGAGGCGGGCGTTCGCGGGCTCGAGCGCCAGATCGGCAGCGTGTGCCGTCACGTCGCCATGAAGCTCGCCGAGGGGGAGGACGTGCGCGTCGTGGCCGACGCCGCGCGCGTGCAGGAGATCCTCGGGGCGCCCAAGTACGTGCCCGACCTCGCGGAGCGCACGAGCGCTCCGGGGGTCGTGACAGGCCTCGCGTGGACGCCGTCCGGCGGCGACGTGCTCTTCATCGAGGCGACGAAGATGTCGGGGCGCGGCGAGATCGCCGTCACGGGCAACCTGAAGAGCGTGATGCAGGAGTCGGCGGCCGCGGCGATGTCGTTCGTGCGCAGCCGCGCGAAGGACCTCGGCCTCGACCCCGAGTTCCTGCGTACGATCGATCTCCACCTCCACGTGCCGAAGGGCGGCACTCCGAAGGACGGCCCCTCGGCGGGCGTCACGATGTTCACCGCCGTCGCCTCGCTGCTGCTGCACGCGGCCGTGAAGCGCGAGGTCGCGATGACCGGAGAGATCACGCTCCGCGGGAACGTGCTGCCCGTAGGCGGCATCAAGGAGAAGCTCCTCGCCGCCCACCGCGCGGGCATCACGGAGGTGCTCATCCCGAGCCAGAACGAGCGCGACCTCGGCGACGTGCCGAAGGACGTGCTCGCCGACTTGAAGATCCACTTGATAAAGCGAATTGACGAAATTCTCCCGCTCGTCCTCGAGCCGCCCGCTCCGGCGGAGGAGGTCGCGGAAGAGCCGTGAGCTTTCGCGGTGCGCTCCCGGCAGCGCGGCGCTGGCTCGCGACGCCCGTCGGGGTCGGCGCGCTCGCGGTCGGTGCGCTCGGTGTGCTCGTGGGCTTCGTGCCGCTGTTCGGCGGCGTGGGCTACGAGCACGATCTCGCGGCCGGTCTCTTCTGCCCGAGCGTCGCCGCGATCGCGGTCGGACGCGAGTCGTCCCGCGCGCCGGGCGGCGAACCGCTGCGCCACGTGGTCCGGGGCCTCTCCGTCGGGCTGCTGTACGCGCTGCTCACGCTCGCTCTCGCGCTCGGGCACGGGCTCCGTTTGCGCGCCTGCGATCCCGTCGGCGGGGTCACGGTCTACGCTCTCACTGCGGGGGCCGGGACCGTGATGGGCGGGGCTTGGGGCGCGCTCGTCGGGGAGCTCGCGCGAGGCCGTCGCCGCGGGCGGCTCGCGTGCGCGACGTTGGGGATCGCCCTGCCGCTCGCGACCGCGCTCTTCTCGTTCGGGCGCTTCGTTCGGTCGCCGATGATCTTCGCCTACGACCCGTTCGTCGGGTTCTTCAGCGGCACGCTGTACGACACCGTCGTCGACGCGGGCACACCGCTGCTCGTCTATCGGCTGGGCTCCCTCGCCACGCTCACCGCCCTGCTGACGCTCGCCACGCTCCTCCGTCGGGCCGAGTCGGGTCGGCTCGCATGGGCCCCCCGCGGCGCGACGCTGCTCCACGAGCGGGCCATCGTCGCCGCCTCCGCCGCGGCCGCGAGCCTCTGGATCACCGCGAGCGGCAGCGAGCTTGGGCACTACCAGTCGCGCGAGACCGTCGCGGCGGCGCTCGGGGGCGCGCTGACGGGCGCGCGGTGCGATATCGTGTTCCCGAGCTCGCTCGCCCCCGAGGAGTCCGCGCTGCTGAGCCAAGACTGCGAGGAGCAGCTCGCCGCGGTCGAGGCTCGGCTCGGCGCGCGCGGCCCGGCGAAGATCACAGCGTTCTTCTTCCGTGACGCCGGGGAGAAGCGTCGCTTGATGGGTGCAGAGCACACGTACATCGCGAAGCCCTGGCGCGAAGAGGTGTATCTCCAGCTCGACAAGTACCCGCACCCGGTGCTCGGCCACGAGCTCGCGCACGTGGTCGCCGGCGCGTTCGGGCAGGGACCGTTTCGGGTGGCCGGATCGTTCTACGGGCTCGTGCCGAACCCTGGGCTGATCGAGGGGATCGCGGTAGCCGCCTCGCCGGACGACGATGACGTCACCGACCTCGCGTGGGCGAAGACCATGATGGATCTCGGTATCTTGCCGCCCATGCAGCGCGTCTTCTCGCTCGCGTTCCTCGGGGAGGCGTCGGCGAAGAGCTACACCCTGGCCGGGGCGTTTGTCGGCCACATCCTCGACACGTACGGAGCGAACGCGGTGCGCGCCTGGTACGGGGGCGCGTCCCTCGAGCAGGTGACGTCCGCCTCGTGGGAGGCGCTCGACGCAGCCTTCCGCGCGCGCCTCGCGACGATCGCGGTGGCGCCGGAGGCGGCGGCGATCGCGAGGGCTCGCTTCGACCGCCCGTCGCTCTTCGGTCGCCGCTGCCCGCACGTGGTCGACGCGCTCCGCCGCAAAGCGGACGGCTGCCGCGACGCTCGCCAGGTCGACGAGGCGCTCGCTGCGTACGCCGCGGTTCTTCGGGAGGATGCCCGTGACGTACCCTCACAGATCTCAGTGGCGTACCTGCAGCGCCGCTACCGCGACGCGGCGGCGGGCCGCGCCGCGCTCGATCGCCTCGCGGGCGACGCGTCATTGCCCATCGTGCACCGCGATCGGGCCGCCGAGGCGCTGGCCGACACCGACTTCTTGGACGGCGCGTACGAAGACGCCGCGCGACGCTACACAGAGCTCGCTGCGCGCTCCCTCGCCGAGGACCACGCCCGCACGCTCGAGGTGAAGGCGCTCGCCGCCCGCAGCGCCGACCTCCGCCGCCCGGTCGGACTGCTCTTGCTCGGGGACGGTGCCCGCGCGCCCGATCCGTTCGTGGCGGCGCTGGCCCTCGGTGCTGCGCTCGAGGCGCGCCCCGAGGATGCGGTGCTGTACTACCTCGCGGGTCGCAACCAGATTCAGCGCGCCTTCTACCCGCAGGGCATCGAATTGCTCGAGCGAGCGCTCTTCCTCGGCACGCTCCCGTCGCCCAGGCTCGTGCGCGAGGCCCTGTGGCAGCTCGCGGTGGCGGCCTGCGCGACAGACAACAAGCGGGTCGCCCAGCGGACGCGCGCGGCGATCGTGGACGGCGCCTCGCCGTTCCACCCTGGTGGTCGTCGCGACGCGGCGCTCGGGCTCCTCGGGCGATGCGCGGCGGGGCGACCGTAGCGCCCTAGAGGGAAAATTGCCTTAACTACCGAAGCGTTAGCGTGCCCTTTCGCGAGCGACCGGGGTCGCGCGCGAGAGGCTCACGAGACGATCAAGGGACCGGCTTGGGGTCGGCGGGCTTGGGGTCGGCGGGCTTGGGGTCGGCGGGCTTGGGGTCGGCGGGCTTGGGGTCGGCGGGCTTGGGGTCGGCGGGCTTGGGGTCGGCGGGCTTGGGGTCGGCGGGCTTGGGGTCGGCGGGCTTGGGATCGGCTGGCTCCGCTGGCTTGTCGGGCGCCTTCGCGCCCGCGTCGGCGCCTGACCGCGAGGCCGCGTCCGCACCGCCGTCACGGTGCCGCCGCACCAGGCCGGCGCCGTTGAGCCGGGGGAGCCCCGCGTCGTCGATGTCGCCGAAGTCGATGCTGTTGTCGCCCGTGGGCGGCGGCGCGGGCGTCGACGCCTCGAGGTCGACCGAGGGCGCGGGCGAGAGGACCGAGGCCGACGGAGCGGCGGTCACGGACGCGCTCCCCGTGGGGACCACGGGCGGGACGTTGTTGGCGTCGATGCGCTTCGAGACGATGACGGCGGTGGTCGCGGCCACGATGGCGACGCCGACGAGCGCGGCACCGAAGAGCGCGTTGCGGCGCCTGCTCGCGGCGCCTACGGCGTCCTGCGTGCCTGGCTCGGTCGTCGAAGCCGAGGTGGAGGTCGACCGGGACGTGGCCGAGGAGGAGAGCGTGGTGTTGCCCGCTTGGGGCTGGACCGAGGCAGACGATTCGGAAGGCGGCGCGATCGAGGGGGCGTGCGAGATGCGGGCGGGGTTCAGCGTGGTGTAGGCGCCCGAGCCCCCGGCGTTGCTGAAGCCCCCGGGCCCTTCGAGGTCGGAGCTCGGCGGCGGCGGCATGCTGAGCTGCCCGCCCTGGAACGCGGCCTGCCGCAGCGCGTGTTGCATGGCCTTGGCGCTCGTCCAGCGGTTCGCCTTGTCGAACGCGATCGCCTTGTCGACCACGTCGACGATGGCCTTGGGCGTGGCCGGCGCCGCGACGGCGAGCGACCGGGCCGGGGTCGTCGCCGTGAGGATCATGATCTCGTTCGGCGTGCTCGCGTTGTGCACGATCTCGCCGCAGATGAGCGCGAACATGGTCGAGCCCACGGACCACACGTCGGACTGGGCGTCGATCTCTTCGATGCGGCCGCGCGCCTGCTCGGGCGGCATGAACGCCGGTGTGCCCAGCAGCGTGCCGTCGTTCGTGGAGAAGGCGGAGGGCGCGGTCGCGTCGCGGAGGCGCGCGATGCCAAAGTCGAGGACCTTCACCAGCCGGTCCTTCGTGAGGAAGATGTTCTCCGGCTTGATGTCCCGGTGGACGACCCCCACCGCGTGGGCGGCGACGAGCACGTCGAGGAGCGCGTCCATCACCAGGATGGCGTCTTTCAGAGGGAGGCGCCCGCCGAGGCGGTTCGCCCGCGCGTCCGCGGTCTCGCCCTCGAGCAGCTCCATCACGAGGAACACCGAGCCGTCCTCGGCGATGTCGTCGTCGAGCACACGCACCACGCCCGGGTGGTTCACCGTGTTCGCGACGTAGCCCTCGCGGCGGAAGCGCGCGGTGAGCGCCGGATCCATCGACATGGTCGGGTGGAGCATCTTGAGCGCCACGCGGGAGCCGTTGCGGTGCGTCGCCGAGTACACGGCGGCCATCCCTCCGGTGCCAAGGAGGGCCTCAACCTTCCACTTCTCCTTGACCATCATGCCGACGCGTCGTTCGACGAAGTCGACAAACGATCCGCGCGGGTTACTCATGGGGGCACTTCGGAGTCATACAAAGACCAACCACCACGGTACCAACTTCCCGTGGGGCTGGACACGCTTTTTGCCCCGCCGCGGAAAGAAAGCGAAGGGCCGCGTGTGCGCTGCAAGCGTTGGGAAACACGAGGGTTTCGCCTGCGGCAACGCCAGGGGCGCGGCGCTCAGGCCGTGGGGGCGAGCGATTCCACGAGCGCCGCGAGCCCGTCGCGCATGGTCACCCGAGGTGCGTAGCCGAGATCGCGGCGAGCGCGCCCGATGTCCGCGAGCGAGTCCCGGACGTCGCCCGCGCGGGGCTCGGCGTGCGTGACGGTGAGGGGCTTGCCCGACACGTCGGAGAGCGTCGCGGCGAGCTCGAGGAGGGTGGTGCGCACGCCGCAGGCGACGTTGTAGGCCTGCCCGGAGGCCACGGCAGCGGGCGCCGTGCTGGCGAGGAGGTTCGCGGCGACCACGTCGTCCACGAAGACGAAGTCGCGGGTCTGCTGGCCGTCGCCGTAGATCCGCAGCTCGGCGCCGCGAAGGATCCGGTCGGCGAAGATGCTGATGACGCCCGAGTAAGCGGAGCCTGGATCCTGGCGCGGGCCGAAGACGTTGAAGTAGCGGAGCGACACGGTCTCGAGGCCGTAGAGGTGCGCGAAGGCGCGGAGGTACTGCTCGCCCGCGATCTTTTCGACGCCGTAAGGGGAGACCGGCTCCGGGCGCATGCCCTCGTGCTTGGGGAGCGTGGGCTCTTCGCCGTACACCGCGGCCGAGCACGCGAAGACCATGCGGCGAGCGCCCGCGTCGCGCGCCGCGAGCGCCACGTTCAGCGTGCCGAGGACGTTCACCGCGTGGGTCTCGCGGGGGTGCTCGACCGAGTACGGGACGCTGACGATCGCCGCCTCGTGGAACACCACGTCGACGCCCTCGGCGGCGCGCGCGCAGGCGGACTCGTCGCGCACGTCGCCCACCTGGAGCTCGACGTCGCGCGCGATGGTCGCCAGGTTCTCCCGGTGGCCGCTGGTGAGGTTGTCGAGCACTCGCACGCTGTGGCCCTCGCGGACCAGGCGCTCGGCGATGTGCGATCCGATGAACCCCGCGCCTCCTGTCACCAGCACCTTCATGCCGTGCTCCCTTCGGTCGCGTGGCATAGGCACGCCGCTCGCCTGCGGCTCGCTTGCATGTTCATGGCGCCACCTCGCCTTCGGCTCGGGGTCGCCATAGACCTACGTTCGCCGCTTCGGGGCTCACTTGGCGGTTCATCGCTTCCTTTGTATCGCGAGGACGGACCCGGAAACGAGCGAAACGCGCCGACGTCGCGAAACGGCGAGGAGCACATTGACGGGGCCGTCCGGCCGGGAAATGCTCCGCGCCCATGAGCACCGACGCGATCGCGCTCCTTCGGCCCCGCGACTTCCAAGCGCTCGCGCCGTTCCTCGATCTCGACGAGGACAGCGAAGAGAGCGACGGCCTCTACGCCGACCTCCTCGCGGACGGCGCGGTGCTCGTCCACACGTTCCAGCCTTACGAGGCCTTCGCCGCCGACCCACGCGTGGGGCGCGCGTGGCTCGCCCAGTTCGGTGAGAGTCTGCCCCTCGTGCACGACGATCCGCGCGGCGTGCTCTTCTTCCCCGACGACCTCGAGCCGGACGCGACGAGCTACGCGGCGGTGGTGGAGGCCATCGAGGAGGGCGGCGTGTGGATCGCGCCTGGCGCGCCCGCCGAGCCCGGCGAGCCCGGCCACCTGCTCGAGAAGCTCGCGGCCTCGCTCCAGTTCGGCGCGAGCCCGCACGACCTCGCGACCGCGGTGAGCGCCATGCAGAAGAGCGTGTTCGACGCGCTCGGCCTCGGAGCGCTCGGCGGGGACGACGACGACGACGAGGTCGGGCTCGTGGTCCTCCTCCGCAGCGCGGCTTCGGTCGCCGCGAAGCTCGACCTCGACGGCTTCGCGCTCGGCGACGTCGCGGCGCTCCAGGACGGCACGGCCGTCGTCTCCACCGTGTACACACCCCTCGCGCACGACCTCGTGGCGCTGCGGCTCGCCGAAGACCTCCCCGCGCTCACCGCCGGCCCCGTGGACCCGCGCGGTGTGCTCGCGTGCAGCACGAGCGATCTCGACGCGCTGGCCGAGGCGCGCACGTACGACGAGGCGCTCCAGGCGCTGGGCGACCGGGCGGTGTTCCTCGACCTGGCCGCCGCGCGCGCGCTGCCCGACGCGGAGAAGGCGCGCCTGCGGAGCTTGGGCGAAGAGGGGTGAACGACCGGGACTGCGCCCGGTCTGAAGGCCGGGGCAGGGAAATTCTGGGGTGGCCGCCTTGGGCTGGTCGAGCTACCCCAGCATCTTCCCCAACAAAAACAACGATGTAGCCTTGCGCGCCCCGTCGCTCGTGGGGCCCACGCACGAGGGGCAGCCGGCCTCGCACGGGCAGCCCGCGACCAGCCGCTCGGCGCGGAAGAGCAGCTCGGCGCGGTTCTGCCAGATTCGCTCGGAGAGGCCTGTGCCGCCCGGGATGTGCTCGTGCACGAACAGCGTCGGATCGTAGCCCGGTCGCGGCCCGCCGCGCGCGGCCTGGGGGGGCGCGCGCGGAGCGTCGTGCTCGCCGCCGGCCTCGCCGTCGTCGAGGCCCGTGTCGCCGAGCGTCGTTCCTAGATCGCGCGGATCGCACATGAGCGCCAGCGTGGAGACCAGCTCGAGCGCGACGCCCACGCCCCGGAGCCCGTCGATCGCCTGCGCCCGCCCGCCGGCGACCTCGGCGGCGAGCCCCTCGGGCACCGAGAGCCAGAACGAGGTCGTGTGCATCTGCATTTCGGGGAGCCGCACCTCGCCGTAGCCCGTGTTCTCGTGCGTGTGAAACTTGATTTTCTTGTATCCTACAACCTTCTCGACCACGCTCACCTCGCCGTGGCCGGCGCGGAAGCCAGCGTCGGCGGCGCCGTCGTCGCGGTCCGCGGCGCCGCGCTTACCGAGCGGGCCGAGCGGGCCGAGCGGGCCATGCGCGGTCTCCTCGATGACGGCGATCTGCACGTGGGTCATGGCGTCGGTGAAGTAGTCGGGCTCGACCTTCCGCACGTACGCCTTGTGGTTGTCGTAGTCGAAGCGCTCGACCTGCCAACACTCGCCGTCGTGTTGGTAGATGGCCTGCTCGTGCACCATCGTGTGGGCGCCACGGAAATCGATCTCGGCGAGCACCGCGTCGTGCTCGGCGTCGATGATGACGACGTTGTCCCAGCTCACCGAGCGGAGCGACACGTGGTTGGCGGGGTAGGCGTCGGCCGCCCAGTGGAAGGTGCCCTTGGCCTCGTGGAGCACGTGGTGCTGCGCGAGGAAGCGCAGCGCCTCGCGGGTGTCGTCGGCGGGCAGGGGACCGAACGCCTCGCCGGCCTTGAAGGGCAGCTCGAACGCCGCACACTTCAGGTGCTGCACGAGGATCTCGGCGTTCTCGGGGTCGATGCGCGCCTCCTCGATCGGCGCGCCGAACAGGAACGCGGGCTCCCTCGCGAGGTACTGGTCGAGCGGCGCGCTCGAGGTCACGAGCACGCACACGCTGCCCGCGCCCCGCCGGCCCGCGCGGCCGAACCGCTGCCACACCGCCGCGATGCTCCCCGGGTAGCCGGCGCACACCACCGCGTCGAGATCGCCCACGTCGATGCCGAGCTCGAGGGCGTTCGTGGCCACCACGCAGAGCACCTCGCCCTCGCGGAGCTTGCGCTCGATCTCGCGTCGCCGCTCGGGCAGGTAGCCGCCGCGGTAGCCCATGATGGCCTGGGGATCGAGCTCGCCCGCCACGCGCTCGCGGAGGTAGCGGAGCATGACCTCCACGTTGTTGCGCGACTGCCCGAACACGATGGTGGGCACCCGCGCGCGGACAAGATCGGTCGCGAGCTTCACGGCCTGCTTCACGTAGCTCGCGCGGACGCCGAGCTCCGCGTTCACGACCGGCGGGTTGTAGACGAAGAAGCGCCGATCGCCGTGGGGCGCGCCGCTCTCTGTGAGGGCCACGACGTCGTCTTCCTCGAGCCCGAAGAGGCGGGCCGCGTGCTCGCGCGGGTTGCCGATTGTGGCCGTCGCGCCGATGAGTCGCGGCCGCGCGCCGTGGAAGTGGGCCACGCGCAGCAGCCTGCGCAGCACGTTCGCCACGTGCGAGCCGAAGACGCCCTTGTAGGTGTGGAGCTCGTCGACCACCACGTACTCGAGGCTCTGGAAGGTGCGCGCCCAGGCGGTGTGGTGCGGCAAGATGCCCGCGTGGAGCATGTCCGGGTTCGTGAGGACGATGCCCGAGCGCTCACGCGCCGCGCGCCGCGCGTCGCCCGGGGTGTCCCCGTCGTAGACCACGGCAGGCACGTCGATGCCCGCGTCTCGCGCGAGCTCGCGGAGGCCGGCCTCCTGGTCTCGCGCCAGGGCCTTTGTAGGATACAAGTAAATCGCGCGGGCGCCCGGGCGCTTCACCATCGCGTCGAGCACGGGCAGGTGAAAGCAGAAGCTCTTGCCGCTGGCGGTGGGCGTGGCCACGACCAGGCCACGCGGTCCGTCCTCGCGAGCTCCTTGGTGAGCGAGCGCGAACGCTTCGGCCTGGTGCGCGTAGAGCTGGTCGATGCCGCGCTTCGCGAGCGCGCGCACGAGGCCCGGCGCGAGGTCGGCGGGGACCGCGCGGAGGTGGGCCTCGCGAGGGCCCCGGGCCTCGTCGGCCGTGATGCATGGGCGCACCGCGCGGCTCGCGAGCCACCGCGCGAGCACGGCGTCGACGCCGCGATCGTCGTGTGCCCAAGGGGAAGAGGGGCGGGGGAGGTCGGCCGAGGTCACGCTGAACAAAAAAGCAGGAGGGGGGCGGCGGCGCAAGTCGGCGCGCTCGCGCGGCCGCGAAAAGCCAGCCCGCGGGGCTGGGTAGTAGCGACTTCAGGCGAACTGGCGTACATGGGGGGCCTCGCGTCGCGCGCAGATGCGCGTCGCGCTCGGTGGCCTCCCGCCGCTCTCGTCCCTCGATTTCCTCATGAACGACGCCGCTCCCGAACCGACCGAAGAGACCGCACCCGCGGGGCTCGCCCCCTCCGTGCTTGCCAGCTCCGCGGTCGCCCCCCCCGCGGTCGAGCCGGCGCCGGCCCCTCCCGCCCCGCCGGAGCCCGCGCGGCTCGCCCCGGACGAGCCCCGCTTGGCGCCGCCGCAGTTCACAGCGAAGAAGATCGCCGATCCGCTGGCGGGCCGACCCTCGCGCTCGTTCCTGCTCATCGTCGCGATGGTGTCGCTCGTGGCCGACGTGGCCTCGAAGCTCTGGGCCGAGAAGGCGCTCGACGGCTACCCCGGGTTCGTCACCGTGCTCGAAGAGCACCTCATGTTCATTCTCGCGAAGAACAAGGGCGGGGCGTGGGGCCTGCTTCAGGGTCAGAGCGAGAACGTACGCCGGCCCTTCTTTCTCTTGGTCTCCGTCGCCGCGATCGCCTTCATCATGACGCTCTACCGGCGCCTGACGCCGCGCCAGCACGCGCTCCGCTGGGGGCTCCCGTTGGTGCTCGGCGGCGCCCTCGGGAACGTGTTCGACCGCGTTCGCTACGGTCACGTCATCGACTTCATCGACTACCGGGCCGAGTGGGTGCGCTCGATGAACACGTTCATCGCCAAACACGT is a genomic window of Myxococcales bacterium containing:
- a CDS encoding SDR family oxidoreductase; amino-acid sequence: MKVLVTGGAGFIGSHIAERLVREGHSVRVLDNLTSGHRENLATIARDVELQVGDVRDESACARAAEGVDVVFHEAAIVSVPYSVEHPRETHAVNVLGTLNVALAARDAGARRMVFACSAAVYGEEPTLPKHEGMRPEPVSPYGVEKIAGEQYLRAFAHLYGLETVSLRYFNVFGPRQDPGSAYSGVISIFADRILRGAELRIYGDGQQTRDFVFVDDVVAANLLASTAPAAVASGQAYNVACGVRTTLLELAATLSDVSGKPLTVTHAEPRAGDVRDSLADIGRARRDLGYAPRVTMRDGLAALVESLAPTA
- the lspA gene encoding signal peptidase II gives rise to the protein MNDAAPEPTEETAPAGLAPSVLASSAVAPPAVEPAPAPPAPPEPARLAPDEPRLAPPQFTAKKIADPLAGRPSRSFLLIVAMVSLVADVASKLWAEKALDGYPGFVTVLEEHLMFILAKNKGGAWGLLQGQSENVRRPFFLLVSVAAIAFIMTLYRRLTPRQHALRWGLPLVLGGALGNVFDRVRYGHVIDFIDYRAEWVRSMNTFIAKHVPGHYVTDHWPTFNVADVAICVGVGLMAVDMFTARRGREPGPAALVAAPLVPAADGPAMEVAPTEAAASPEASAHTSAPASLKPSSEGEVAKEDA
- a CDS encoding DEAD/DEAH box helicase; amino-acid sequence: MLARWLASRAVRPCITADEARGPREAHLRAVPADLAPGLVRALAKRGIDQLYAHQAEAFALAHQGAREDGPRGLVVATPTASGKSFCFHLPVLDAMVKRPGARAIYLYPTKALARDQEAGLRELARDAGIDVPAVVYDGDTPGDARRAARERSGIVLTNPDMLHAGILPHHTAWARTFQSLEYVVVDELHTYKGVFGSHVANVLRRLLRVAHFHGARPRLIGATATIGNPREHAARLFGLEEDDVVALTESGAPHGDRRFFVYNPPVVNAELGVRASYVKQAVKLATDLVRARVPTIVFGQSRNNVEVMLRYLRERVAGELDPQAIMGYRGGYLPERRREIERKLREGEVLCVVATNALELGIDVGDLDAVVCAGYPGSIAAVWQRFGRAGRRGAGSVCVLVTSSAPLDQYLAREPAFLFGAPIEEARIDPENAEILVQHLKCAAFELPFKAGEAFGPLPADDTREALRFLAQHHVLHEAKGTFHWAADAYPANHVSLRSVSWDNVVIIDAEHDAVLAEIDFRGAHTMVHEQAIYQHDGECWQVERFDYDNHKAYVRKVEPDYFTDAMTHVQIAVIEETAHGPLGPLGPLGKRGAADRDDGAADAGFRAGHGEVSVVEKVVGYKKIKFHTHENTGYGEVRLPEMQMHTTSFWLSVPEGLAAEVAGGRAQAIDGLRGVGVALELVSTLALMCDPRDLGTTLGDTGLDDGEAGGEHDAPRAPPQAARGGPRPGYDPTLFVHEHIPGGTGLSERIWQNRAELLFRAERLVAGCPCEAGCPSCVGPTSDGARKATSLFLLGKMLG
- a CDS encoding protein kinase yields the protein MSNPRGSFVDFVERRVGMMVKEKWKVEALLGTGGMAAVYSATHRNGSRVALKMLHPTMSMDPALTARFRREGYVANTVNHPGVVRVLDDDIAEDGSVFLVMELLEGETADARANRLGGRLPLKDAILVMDALLDVLVAAHAVGVVHRDIKPENIFLTKDRLVKVLDFGIARLRDATAPSAFSTNDGTLLGTPAFMPPEQARGRIEEIDAQSDVWSVGSTMFALICGEIVHNASTPNEIMILTATTPARSLAVAAPATPKAIVDVVDKAIAFDKANRWTSAKAMQHALRQAAFQGGQLSMPPPPSSDLEGPGGFSNAGGSGAYTTLNPARISHAPSIAPPSESSASVQPQAGNTTLSSSATSRSTSTSASTTEPGTQDAVGAASRRRNALFGAALVGVAIVAATTAVIVSKRIDANNVPPVVPTGSASVTAAPSASVLSPAPSVDLEASTPAPPPTGDNSIDFGDIDDAGLPRLNGAGLVRRHRDGGADAASRSGADAGAKAPDKPAEPADPKPADPKPADPKPADPKPADPKPADPKPADPKPADPKPADPKPADPKPVP